One region of Flavobacterium sp. KACC 22763 genomic DNA includes:
- a CDS encoding SDR family NAD(P)-dependent oxidoreductase, with translation MRPNNYQGALQQQIGSGFNAASTASDVIRGIDLKGKIIIVTGGNAGIGLETAKTLANAGATVIVPARDIEKAKINLGSIENVELEPMDIMNPASIDAFAEKFLSSGRPLHLLINNAGIMWVPLRRDNRGIESQLATNYLGQFHLTAKLFPALKKANGARVVNVSSLGHQMAPFNFEDPNFLHRDYETLQAYGQSKTASNLFSLELDNRAKAFNVRAYSLHPGSIAGTELAREASLELFQKMGFLDSQGNMLPEVAARLKTIPQGAATTVWCATNAALDNIGGVYCEDADIAPLASEQSIGTSGVEPYSLDKPNAKALWDLSEKMTGIKFQIP, from the coding sequence ATGAGACCAAACAATTATCAGGGAGCGTTACAGCAGCAGATAGGTTCAGGATTTAACGCAGCATCAACAGCAAGTGATGTAATCAGGGGGATTGACCTTAAAGGCAAAATCATAATCGTAACAGGCGGAAATGCAGGCATTGGGCTTGAAACTGCAAAAACGCTTGCAAATGCTGGAGCTACAGTAATAGTTCCAGCAAGGGACATTGAGAAAGCTAAGATAAACTTAGGGAGCATTGAAAACGTGGAGCTAGAGCCAATGGACATTATGAATCCAGCTTCCATTGATGCATTCGCAGAAAAATTTCTTTCATCGGGCAGACCGCTGCATTTGCTTATAAATAATGCCGGCATTATGTGGGTGCCATTACGCAGAGACAACAGAGGAATCGAATCGCAATTGGCCACTAATTATCTAGGTCAATTTCACTTAACAGCAAAACTATTTCCGGCACTTAAAAAAGCAAACGGCGCAAGAGTAGTCAATGTATCTTCTCTTGGCCATCAAATGGCTCCCTTCAATTTCGAAGACCCTAATTTTCTTCACAGGGATTACGAAACCCTACAGGCTTATGGGCAATCGAAAACGGCAAGCAATTTATTCTCTCTCGAACTTGACAACCGCGCTAAAGCATTCAATGTAAGAGCCTACTCTTTGCACCCAGGTTCCATAGCAGGGACTGAATTAGCCCGAGAAGCTTCCTTGGAGTTGTTTCAAAAAATGGGCTTCTTGGATTCGCAAGGGAATATGCTTCCTGAAGTGGCGGCAAGGTTAAAAACAATCCCGCAAGGCGCTGCCACGACTGTGTGGTGTGCTACAAACGCTGCACTTGACAATATTGGGGGCGTTTATTGCGAGGATGCGGATATTGCTCCATTAGCTTCTGAGCAAAGCATTGGAACAAGTGGGGTCGAGCCTTATTCTTTGGATAAGCCCAATGCTAAAGCATTATGGGATTTAAGCGAAAAAATGACGGGTATAAAATTCCAAATTCCCTAA
- a CDS encoding SDR family oxidoreductase: protein MQRQSCLEKKGAQVIITRRRKEAIEKAALELDAIGMIADQSNLKVISNLASAVHKQFGRIDILLINAGITSVASIESTTEILFDQVMHVNFKGAFFTLSMFIPFLNDGASVVFLSSTSARISPPNASVYAASKAALNAVMKIAAIELASKKIRVNAVSPGPIATEIMDKLGLHKNLENQMVNSRPLMRFSKPLEVANLISYLLSDQALFITGSEFLIDGGQSI, encoded by the coding sequence ATGCAGCGGCAAAGTTGCTTAGAGAAAAAAGGGGCGCAAGTCATTATTACGAGAAGAAGAAAAGAAGCGATTGAAAAAGCTGCCTTAGAATTGGATGCTATTGGAATGATTGCCGACCAATCCAATCTAAAAGTTATCAGTAATCTAGCGTCAGCAGTCCATAAACAGTTTGGCAGAATTGACATACTGCTGATCAATGCCGGAATTACTAGCGTTGCTTCAATTGAATCAACAACAGAAATTTTATTTGACCAGGTAATGCATGTAAATTTTAAAGGCGCTTTTTTTACATTAAGCATGTTTATCCCTTTTTTGAATGATGGGGCATCTGTTGTATTCCTGTCTTCAACATCTGCCAGAATTTCTCCGCCAAATGCATCAGTTTACGCCGCAAGCAAAGCGGCATTAAATGCAGTAATGAAAATAGCGGCAATTGAATTGGCATCAAAAAAAATACGGGTTAACGCAGTGAGTCCAGGGCCCATAGCTACAGAAATCATGGACAAGCTTGGTTTGCATAAGAATTTGGAGAACCAAATGGTCAATAGCCGTCCATTGATGCGTTTTAGCAAGCCGTTGGAAGTGGCAAATTTAATCAGCTACTTGCTAAGCGATCAGGCACTGTTTATTACCGGTTCTGAATTTTTAATTGATGGAGGACAATCTATATAG
- a CDS encoding helix-turn-helix domain-containing protein — MEHISKYLTSEIKLSSYDDKLFKSDLIFDDHMLIWFISGETKIIQADTTFYFKTGDIFLIPRNVLATIINYPKNGQPHKTVVMHLSIERLKKFYDKIDIDKKHIAEQKIYSFKNHPLLESCLSSVMPYFDLKDEFPENIASLKITEAISILREIDKSVDNVLANFDQPGKVDLINFMERNFMFNMPMERLGYLTGRSLSTFNRDFKKHFNNTPQKWLTEKRLQLAYYQLSEKRKKPTEVYLEVGFEDLSHFSFAFKKKYGIAPTQLL, encoded by the coding sequence ATGGAACATATCTCTAAATACTTGACATCCGAAATTAAGCTTTCAAGTTATGATGATAAATTATTTAAATCCGATTTGATTTTTGATGACCATATGCTGATTTGGTTTATATCAGGTGAAACAAAAATAATCCAAGCAGACACCACTTTCTATTTTAAAACTGGAGACATTTTCTTAATTCCTAGAAATGTGCTGGCTACAATAATAAATTATCCTAAAAATGGACAGCCGCATAAAACGGTTGTTATGCATCTGTCAATAGAACGCCTGAAAAAATTTTATGACAAGATTGATATAGACAAAAAACATATTGCAGAACAGAAAATATACAGTTTTAAAAACCATCCCCTGTTGGAAAGCTGCTTAAGTTCAGTGATGCCTTATTTTGATTTGAAAGATGAATTTCCTGAGAATATTGCATCGCTGAAAATTACTGAAGCCATTAGCATCCTGAGAGAAATCGATAAAAGTGTGGATAACGTTTTGGCAAATTTCGATCAGCCCGGTAAAGTGGATCTGATAAATTTTATGGAACGCAATTTCATGTTCAATATGCCAATGGAAAGACTAGGCTACTTAACCGGCAGAAGCTTATCGACATTTAATAGAGACTTCAAAAAGCATTTCAATAATACTCCTCAAAAATGGCTGACTGAAAAGAGACTGCAGCTGGCATACTACCAACTGTCAGAGAAAAGAAAAAAACCGACAGAAGTTTATCTTGAGGTAGGTTTTGAAGACCTTTCCCATTTTTCCTTTGCCTTTAAAAAAAAATACGGCATAGCGCCTACCCAATTGCTTTAA
- a CDS encoding DUF1254 domain-containing protein: protein MKGLIYICFLVLVLAGCKKDAEGIKESAVSNGSASDYEFVGGYPTEAAIKKAYDDADLTRAIQAYKFFYPTVSGEGLVKGNDSIRIIPNRSFGTLDTKPGQIGFTLNSDTPYGPIPIDLSKGPMIIDIPKGPLIVVAMDVNQRWVADMGIPGPDAGNGGKHLLLPPGYKGATPSSGYHVWKSSSNNLTVGIRSLPVGGNVKAALERIKTVRVYPLNKAADWKEPAWLDLTDKPQNTTPVAWENNIQYWENLNDVIQREPVYEGYRNYYGELAVLGIKKGQPFKPDARLKAILEKAAKIANAQMRVQSFADRRPDRIVWKGRQWEWVALRFEDGDFNTPDYVDLDGRETWFYQAIGASPSMFRRKEGSGSLYWLGLKDAEGKYVDGSKTYKLTVPTPVPAKLFWSITIYDALTRSQVATDQNKAALRSLFELKDKIGGQSVDLYFGPKAPAGKEGQWIKTLPNRGWFAYIRIYGPEAGAFNGTWKPGDFEEVAQ, encoded by the coding sequence ATGAAAGGATTAATTTATATCTGTTTCTTGGTTTTAGTTCTGGCCGGCTGTAAAAAAGATGCAGAGGGCATCAAAGAATCTGCTGTTTCTAATGGATCGGCTTCAGATTATGAATTTGTTGGCGGCTATCCCACAGAAGCAGCTATTAAAAAAGCATATGACGATGCGGACCTTACCCGTGCCATACAGGCATATAAATTTTTCTATCCCACTGTTTCTGGGGAGGGATTGGTTAAGGGGAATGACAGCATTAGAATTATCCCAAACAGATCATTCGGAACTTTAGATACAAAACCGGGACAGATAGGTTTCACGCTCAATTCAGACACGCCTTATGGGCCCATTCCCATTGATTTATCGAAAGGCCCAATGATTATAGATATTCCAAAAGGCCCCCTTATTGTGGTGGCTATGGATGTCAACCAGCGCTGGGTGGCAGATATGGGAATTCCGGGACCGGATGCCGGCAATGGGGGAAAGCACCTGCTTTTGCCCCCAGGCTACAAAGGCGCTACACCATCTTCAGGCTATCATGTCTGGAAGTCCTCGTCCAATAACCTCACGGTAGGCATCCGTTCGCTTCCTGTCGGCGGTAATGTAAAGGCCGCACTGGAAAGAATCAAAACGGTAAGAGTGTATCCGCTAAACAAGGCTGCAGATTGGAAAGAGCCTGCTTGGCTTGATCTTACGGATAAACCTCAAAATACTACGCCCGTTGCATGGGAAAACAATATACAATATTGGGAAAATTTAAATGACGTAATACAGCGTGAACCCGTTTATGAAGGCTACAGAAACTATTACGGTGAGCTGGCAGTTTTGGGAATTAAAAAAGGGCAGCCTTTTAAGCCTGACGCAAGATTAAAGGCAATACTTGAGAAAGCGGCTAAAATTGCCAATGCCCAGATGCGCGTGCAGTCCTTTGCTGACAGGCGGCCTGATCGTATCGTGTGGAAAGGCCGCCAGTGGGAATGGGTGGCGCTCCGATTTGAAGATGGCGATTTCAATACGCCGGATTATGTGGATCTTGACGGCCGCGAAACATGGTTTTATCAGGCAATTGGAGCTTCGCCATCCATGTTTAGAAGAAAAGAAGGTTCCGGCTCATTATACTGGTTAGGGCTTAAAGATGCAGAAGGCAAATATGTCGATGGGAGCAAAACCTATAAATTGACAGTTCCAACCCCTGTTCCGGCAAAATTATTCTGGTCTATTACTATTTACGATGCCTTAACGAGAAGTCAGGTCGCTACAGATCAAAACAAAGCGGCGCTTCGCTCTTTGTTTGAATTAAAAGACAAGATAGGAGGCCAGAGCGTTGATCTGTACTTCGGACCCAAAGCTCCTGCAGGAAAAGAGGGGCAATGGATAAAAACACTTCCAAATAGGGGATGGTTTGCTTACATCCGCATCTATGGACCGGAAGCAGGAGCGTTTAACGGCACTTGGAAGCCGGGAGATTTTGAAGAAGTTGCGCAATAA
- a CDS encoding Fic family protein, protein MKYLSVVEFAKKLNLSERTVRNYCSTGKLKGAFLTGKTWNIPEDAVIPKKENRKAGANILLDILKEQKNMKLKGGIYHRTQIDLTYNSNKIEGSRLTHDQTRYIFETNTIGASKESVSVDDIIETSNHFRCINFIIEKANNKLTESIIKELHFLLKSGTSDSGKDWFNVGEYKRMPNEVGGNGTCHPKEVSQKMKELLADYHAIKDKNIQDIIDFHYKFEIIHPFQDGNGRVGRLIIFKECLANNIVPFIIDEQLKLFYYRGLQEWANVKEYLMDTCLTAQDNYKSVLDYFEIQYK, encoded by the coding sequence ATGAAATATCTTTCAGTAGTAGAATTTGCAAAAAAACTGAATCTGTCTGAAAGGACAGTTCGCAATTATTGCTCTACAGGGAAATTAAAAGGGGCGTTCCTAACCGGTAAAACTTGGAATATTCCTGAAGATGCAGTAATCCCTAAAAAAGAAAATAGAAAAGCAGGTGCAAATATTTTATTGGACATTCTAAAAGAACAAAAGAATATGAAGCTGAAAGGCGGCATCTATCACCGGACACAAATTGATTTAACCTATAATTCAAATAAAATTGAAGGAAGCAGGCTGACTCATGACCAGACAAGATATATTTTTGAAACCAATACCATTGGAGCATCCAAAGAAAGTGTCAGTGTAGATGACATTATTGAAACTTCCAATCACTTTCGATGCATCAATTTTATTATTGAAAAAGCAAATAATAAGCTCACAGAATCCATTATAAAAGAACTCCATTTTTTATTAAAGTCCGGAACTTCCGATAGCGGAAAAGATTGGTTTAATGTTGGGGAATATAAAAGAATGCCCAATGAAGTTGGAGGCAATGGAACCTGTCACCCTAAAGAAGTTTCTCAAAAGATGAAAGAACTGCTGGCGGATTACCATGCGATTAAAGATAAAAATATCCAGGACATCATTGATTTCCATTATAAATTCGAAATCATACATCCTTTTCAGGATGGCAATGGCCGTGTGGGAAGGCTAATTATTTTCAAGGAGTGCCTAGCCAACAATATAGTGCCATTCATAATAGATGAACAGCTTAAGCTTTTCTATTACAGAGGGCTCCAGGAATGGGCTAATGTAAAAGAATATCTGATGGATACCTGCCTTACGGCGCAGGATAATTACAAATCGGTTCTTGACTATTTTGAAATACAATACAAATAA
- a CDS encoding MBL fold metallo-hydrolase RNA specificity domain-containing protein, protein MKVKFIGGAGTVTGSKTLLETDGFRILVDCGLFQGLKPLRELNWEPLPILPSAIDYVLLTHGHLDHCGWLPRLIAQGFTGKIYCTGPTKSIAKLVLIDSAKIQEEEASRANQKQYSKHANAEPLYTLEQAQAVIPFFEDIEPNTVVPIANDITAVFENAGHIIGACSIRLTLEGKTLVFSGDIGRDDDVLMFAPTKPVFADYLFLESTYGDRLHPDVDVKEELETLINAAIKQKGTVIIPGFAVERAQSVMLLLWQLKKEGRIPDVSYILDTPMGANALHVFLENLKWHKLSAGDCHEMSKMFSIVSEFKETMRIIEDPQPKVVIAASGMATGGRVLSYFEHYISNEKTTVIFVGYQAEGTRGRKLLEGADEIKIYGNYYNVKAKIFQIEGLSAHGDQKDLINWLSALKNIPKCIYLVHGESIPADELRIRIQDEYHFKCNVPLMGNEIEI, encoded by the coding sequence ATGAAAGTAAAATTTATTGGAGGTGCAGGAACTGTAACTGGTTCAAAAACCCTGTTAGAAACTGACGGATTTAGAATACTTGTTGACTGTGGCCTTTTTCAGGGGCTTAAGCCGCTTAGAGAACTCAATTGGGAGCCCTTACCCATTTTGCCTTCTGCTATAGATTATGTTCTTCTTACTCATGGCCATCTGGATCATTGCGGCTGGCTTCCTCGACTAATAGCTCAGGGTTTTACAGGTAAAATATATTGTACCGGTCCAACAAAATCTATAGCAAAATTAGTTCTTATTGATAGCGCTAAAATTCAGGAGGAAGAAGCCAGCAGAGCAAATCAAAAACAGTATTCAAAACATGCAAATGCAGAACCGCTTTATACATTAGAACAAGCTCAGGCTGTTATTCCCTTTTTTGAAGATATAGAACCAAATACAGTAGTGCCTATTGCAAATGATATCACGGCTGTTTTTGAAAATGCAGGACATATCATCGGCGCCTGCAGTATTAGACTGACTCTTGAGGGGAAAACGCTTGTGTTTTCTGGCGATATAGGACGAGATGATGATGTGTTGATGTTTGCGCCAACAAAACCCGTATTTGCCGATTATCTATTTCTGGAAAGCACTTACGGAGATCGGCTTCATCCCGATGTAGATGTAAAAGAAGAACTGGAAACATTAATCAATGCAGCTATCAAGCAAAAAGGAACTGTGATAATTCCCGGCTTTGCTGTAGAGAGAGCACAATCGGTAATGCTTCTATTGTGGCAGCTTAAAAAAGAAGGAAGAATTCCTGATGTCTCTTATATACTGGATACTCCAATGGGGGCTAATGCACTGCATGTGTTTTTAGAAAATTTGAAATGGCATAAACTTTCTGCCGGCGATTGTCATGAAATGAGTAAAATGTTCTCTATTGTCTCTGAGTTTAAGGAGACTATGCGCATAATTGAAGATCCTCAGCCTAAGGTGGTTATTGCGGCAAGCGGCATGGCCACAGGCGGAAGAGTATTGTCGTACTTTGAGCATTATATAAGCAATGAAAAAACAACTGTTATTTTTGTTGGATATCAGGCAGAAGGAACCCGCGGAAGAAAACTTCTGGAAGGAGCAGATGAAATTAAAATATATGGAAATTACTATAACGTAAAAGCCAAAATTTTTCAGATAGAGGGACTTTCTGCGCATGGAGACCAAAAGGATCTTATAAACTGGCTCTCTGCACTTAAAAACATTCCTAAGTGCATCTACCTTGTACATGGGGAAAGCATTCCGGCAGATGAACTGCGAATTAGAATTCAGGATGAGTATCATTTTAAATGCAATGTTCCATTAATGGGAAATGAAATAGAAATTTAG
- a CDS encoding ATP cone domain-containing protein, whose protein sequence is MKIIKHSGYKVPFDKDKLELSLKKSGAGIDLIKESLAEIEKQMYDGITTKEIYKLAFAALKKASSGHAARYNIRLALQMLGPAGFFFEKFVSRLYAADGFKTKINLTLQGKCVSHEIDIAIMKNNMISMVECKFHGGKEGSSDVKVPMYILSRFNDLKAKKHIIFSNSEVISSCIIVTNNRFTKDAQDFANCSGISLLSWDYPPEHNLKNKIDKGALYPITCLTTLSIAEKEKLLILDQILVKDIIDGPQSLYKIGLSENRVKNTLHEASQICKHF, encoded by the coding sequence ATGAAAATAATAAAACACTCAGGATATAAAGTGCCTTTTGATAAAGATAAATTAGAGCTTTCTCTTAAAAAGTCTGGGGCAGGCATTGATCTCATAAAAGAATCATTAGCTGAAATAGAAAAGCAAATGTATGATGGCATAACCACCAAAGAAATCTATAAATTAGCATTTGCCGCTTTAAAGAAAGCATCAAGCGGACATGCAGCTCGTTACAATATCAGACTAGCTTTGCAAATGCTTGGGCCCGCTGGTTTTTTCTTTGAAAAGTTTGTTTCCAGATTGTATGCAGCAGACGGATTTAAAACGAAAATAAATCTAACACTGCAGGGAAAATGCGTATCGCATGAAATAGACATAGCTATCATGAAGAACAATATGATAAGTATGGTTGAATGTAAATTTCATGGCGGTAAAGAAGGCTCTTCAGATGTAAAAGTGCCAATGTATATACTATCTCGTTTTAATGACCTTAAAGCGAAAAAACATATTATTTTTTCTAACAGCGAAGTTATCAGTTCCTGTATCATAGTAACTAATAATCGTTTTACTAAAGATGCACAGGATTTTGCCAATTGCAGCGGTATTTCGCTTTTAAGCTGGGATTATCCGCCAGAACACAATCTCAAAAATAAAATAGACAAAGGAGCTCTTTATCCCATTACCTGTCTCACAACATTATCAATAGCTGAAAAGGAAAAATTGCTTATTCTGGATCAGATACTTGTAAAAGATATTATTGATGGCCCTCAAAGCCTTTATAAAATAGGACTTAGTGAAAACCGAGTTAAAAACACATTGCACGAAGCGTCACAAATTTGTAAACATTTTTAA
- a CDS encoding PAS domain S-box protein has protein sequence MELHKLLQRQINKNLPAELQDNPSFQSFIKSVNDSYLSFERDKDLMDHSFQESEKEYNEVHQNLRNEYNLKQLSILNLYKSLNELDQRYVSIKEDEKNDLLFISKYLGEEIAKRKETEKKLVQTAQFLKALLENLQSGILVEDSSGTILFVNQHLCDMRGIKALPDEMIGKKSSEYIDDAQLLFKDAEAYRRRIDEILLRKEIVTGEILETVDNRFFERDYIPIMMENECIGDLWKSNDVTQSTKSKNLLKQSEERNRIIMNSSLNAIVTIDTSGKITFWNSQAEIIFGWRKEEVLGKTLNDTIIPKRHSQEHVRGLKRYLAAGDGPVLNKQIELPALHKAGYEFPVEVSIIPLEQNGEVFFCSFMQDISERKKTESKLKLQEEKYRNIIANMNLGLIEVDNDDVIRYANQSFADMSGFEGKELIGLRASETFAFGDNIEKLEAKKKLREKGVSDVYQMPVRNKGGELRWWAIGGAPNYDDKGNLVGSIGIHLDITEQKQMEIELEKEKMKAERASKAKEAFLANMSHEIRTPLNGIIGFLRELQRQPLTDLQKKYVENSAVASKHLLSIINNILDISKIEAGEMSLEIEDFVFEKVIANVANVLGPLAKKKGLKLSRQISKDVHKILKGDILRLEQILFNLIGNSLKFTSRGGITLKCEVLKDAENFQSLEIAVIDTGIGMEQSFAEKIFNKFSQEDKAANRKFGGTGLGMAITKELIQLMKGEIKVKSRKGEGTEISFVIDLEKGNINAIRKAENEINVDISGISVLLVEDNVINRMVVINSLKYFDCIVTEAADGLEALEILKNKSFDIILMDVQMPEMDGIEATVKIREELKLQTPVIALTASAFKSEVYRCRSAGMNDYITKPFEEFDLIETISRHIVRQEGIAGGLGPRENEKLYTLKNLESISRGNAEFIEKMVRVFIDQIQEEVPNAEKAISSGDFSALSQIMHKIRPSIESMGIFSIIEEIKVLEQISSEDKDKDKDKDKDKDKDKEMIRSLFHKIRDTLLGAAQQLEEDR, from the coding sequence ATGGAGCTTCATAAACTTTTGCAGAGGCAGATAAATAAAAATCTGCCTGCCGAGCTGCAGGACAATCCATCTTTCCAATCCTTTATAAAGTCGGTTAATGATTCGTATTTATCTTTCGAAAGGGATAAGGACCTAATGGATCATTCTTTCCAGGAAAGCGAAAAGGAGTATAACGAGGTGCATCAGAATTTAAGAAATGAGTACAATTTAAAACAGCTGTCAATTCTAAATTTGTATAAAAGCCTAAATGAGCTGGACCAGAGGTATGTATCTATTAAAGAAGATGAAAAGAACGATCTTCTTTTTATTTCAAAATATTTAGGTGAGGAGATTGCAAAAAGAAAGGAAACGGAGAAAAAATTAGTGCAGACCGCACAGTTTTTAAAGGCATTATTGGAAAACCTGCAGTCGGGAATTTTAGTTGAGGACAGCAGCGGCACCATTTTGTTTGTTAACCAGCATTTATGCGATATGCGCGGCATTAAGGCTCTGCCTGATGAAATGATTGGGAAAAAGTCCAGTGAATATATAGATGATGCCCAGCTGCTGTTTAAAGACGCAGAAGCCTACAGAAGGAGGATAGATGAAATTTTGCTTCGCAAAGAAATTGTCACCGGAGAAATACTTGAAACAGTGGACAACCGCTTTTTTGAGCGCGATTACATACCCATAATGATGGAGAATGAATGCATTGGCGATCTCTGGAAATCCAACGATGTGACGCAGAGCACAAAGAGCAAAAATCTGCTCAAACAGAGCGAGGAGCGCAACCGCATTATCATGAACTCGTCGCTCAATGCGATAGTGACCATTGATACATCGGGAAAAATAACTTTTTGGAACAGCCAGGCAGAGATTATTTTTGGATGGAGGAAGGAAGAGGTTTTAGGCAAAACATTAAATGATACCATAATACCTAAACGGCACAGCCAAGAGCATGTAAGAGGCTTAAAGCGTTATCTCGCGGCAGGTGATGGCCCTGTCTTAAATAAACAGATTGAGCTTCCCGCATTACATAAGGCCGGATATGAGTTTCCCGTGGAAGTTTCGATAATACCCTTAGAACAGAACGGGGAGGTTTTCTTCTGCTCTTTCATGCAGGATATTTCTGAAAGGAAAAAAACGGAATCCAAATTAAAGCTTCAAGAGGAGAAGTATCGAAATATTATAGCCAATATGAATCTGGGGCTGATAGAAGTCGATAATGATGACGTGATCAGATATGCCAATCAAAGTTTTGCCGATATGTCAGGGTTTGAAGGCAAGGAGCTAATCGGCTTAAGGGCTTCCGAAACTTTTGCATTCGGCGATAATATAGAAAAATTGGAAGCTAAAAAAAAATTAAGGGAAAAAGGCGTATCGGATGTTTATCAGATGCCTGTGAGAAATAAAGGAGGAGAGCTCAGGTGGTGGGCAATAGGTGGAGCGCCCAATTACGATGACAAAGGGAATCTGGTTGGATCAATCGGCATTCATTTGGATATTACCGAGCAGAAGCAGATGGAGATTGAACTTGAGAAGGAAAAAATGAAGGCCGAACGCGCCTCAAAGGCTAAAGAGGCTTTTTTAGCCAATATGAGCCATGAAATAAGAACGCCGCTAAATGGCATAATCGGCTTTTTGAGAGAGCTGCAAAGGCAGCCGCTGACCGATCTGCAGAAAAAATATGTGGAAAACAGCGCTGTAGCATCCAAACATCTGCTGTCTATCATAAACAATATTCTTGATATCTCAAAAATCGAAGCAGGCGAGATGTCGCTGGAAATAGAAGACTTTGTTTTTGAGAAGGTGATCGCAAATGTCGCCAATGTGCTTGGGCCATTGGCAAAGAAAAAGGGGCTGAAGTTAAGCAGGCAGATTTCCAAAGATGTCCACAAAATACTCAAAGGCGATATATTAAGGCTCGAGCAGATACTGTTTAACCTGATCGGAAACTCCTTAAAATTTACCAGCAGGGGAGGAATAACCCTAAAATGCGAAGTGCTGAAGGATGCTGAAAATTTTCAAAGCCTGGAAATAGCGGTAATCGATACGGGAATAGGAATGGAACAGAGTTTTGCAGAGAAAATATTCAATAAATTCTCTCAAGAAGACAAAGCGGCTAACCGGAAATTTGGCGGAACCGGACTGGGAATGGCCATTACAAAAGAGCTGATTCAGCTCATGAAAGGCGAAATTAAGGTTAAAAGCAGAAAGGGGGAAGGCACAGAGATCAGTTTTGTAATTGATTTGGAAAAGGGGAATATCAATGCCATCAGAAAGGCCGAAAATGAAATCAATGTCGACATTTCCGGCATAAGCGTTCTGCTGGTTGAAGACAATGTCATCAACAGGATGGTTGTCATCAATTCACTGAAGTACTTTGACTGCATTGTCACTGAAGCTGCTGATGGACTGGAGGCCCTGGAAATTTTGAAAAATAAAAGTTTCGATATTATATTGATGGATGTTCAGATGCCTGAAATGGATGGCATTGAGGCAACAGTAAAAATAAGGGAAGAATTGAAGCTGCAGACACCGGTGATTGCCCTTACCGCCAGCGCTTTCAAAAGCGAAGTCTACAGATGCAGAAGTGCGGGAATGAACGATTACATTACCAAGCCTTTTGAAGAGTTTGACCTGATTGAAACTATTTCTAGGCACATAGTTCGGCAGGAAGGCATTGCCGGCGGTTTGGGGCCGCGAGAAAATGAGAAACTCTATACCCTTAAAAATCTGGAATCCATAAGCAGGGGAAATGCTGAGTTTATTGAAAAGATGGTTAGAGTTTTTATTGATCAGATCCAAGAGGAGGTTCCAAATGCGGAAAAAGCGATATCTTCAGGTGATTTTTCAGCTCTGAGCCAGATAATGCATAAGATCAGGCCAAGCATTGAAAGCATGGGGATTTTTAGCATTATTGAGGAAATTAAAGTTTTGGAGCAGATCAGCAGTGAGGATAAAGATAAAGATAAAGATAAAGATAAAGATAAAGATAAAGATAAAGAAATGATAAGAAGTCTGTTCCATAAAATAAGAGATACCCTGCTTGGAGCTGCACAACAGCTGGAAGAAGACCGGTAA